TCTCGGCCGCGAACTCGCGAAAGCCGTTGTGGCCGAGTAGCTTTCGCAGGCACTGCGGAAGGCAGTCGCTGCCGGGGAGGTCGCTGCGGCACGCCTTGTCGTGGTCAACACTGTCGACGACGAAGCGGCGGCGTTTTACGATCGATACGGTTTCGTCCGAGTTCCCGAGCATCCGCTTCGGCTCTATAGGCGTATCAAAGACGTTCGCGCCAGCCTTGATTCGTCCGCCGACGGGTGAGCAGCGAACCCGCCCGGCCATACCGGCCGATCAGCTCTTGCAGCTGACAGTGCCCGACCATGGGCCGCGCAAATCGCCGCAGTGCTAAACGTTGCGCCACTCAGCCACGGGTCGGGCGTCGGAGTATCATGGGAGCGCAGCGTGCTCATCGTTATTGATCACTCCAGCGGTTCGCGCCAGATGGTGCGCTGAGCGTCGGCTTCCTGGTTGTCGGACTGGTGGTCTTGCCCGGGAGTTCGTCGGGCGCTGTTCGCTGGGGCGCCGAGACTGCGGTGGTTGCGGCCGCCAAGGCGAAAAGCCCGCCGTGACCGCAGGCTCGATGCCACCAGCGCAGACTCGACGCCAGCGGCGTCTGGTAACAACCCCCGACGAACGTACGGACCAGACCACCAGCGCCGAACATCCGATCATTGTCGAACGTCGAAGATCCACGTATCGGTGTGTCTTCTGCTTCGTCAATGGCGGTCGTTCTAGTTTGGCGGTGAATGGTTCCCATCCCGAAGGCCGTAGGTGCATCGTGATCCGATGGAGCGAAGCTCGCATCGACGAGCGCAAGATTATCGACTACCTGCTCGCGATGGCCCATCCCGTGGGAGGTGCAAAGGCCGTGTTGTTCATGTCCCTTGGATATCGGAGCCACGAATGGACTCGCCTCCGCGATGATCTGGCACATATCGCCCAGAATGGTGAGCTCGTCGAGGTCGGCGCGACAGCCTATGGTTCCAAAATGATTGTCGACGGCGTCGTGGAATCACCATGCGGCCGGATGGTGGCGTTGCGTACCGTATGGATCAGCGATGAACCCGATGGCGTGCCGCGACTGGTGACAGCCTACCCAAGCTGAGGAGTAGACCGATGTATGCAGAACACGATGTAGTCGTACTGACGCGCGACCTTCCCGAGGAAGGCCTTGTCGCTGGAGATGTCGGTGCCGTTGTGGGCCGCTACGCGGCGGGCGGCTACGAAGTCGAATTCACTGCCGCAGACGGAAGCACGATTGCCGTGGTCACTTTAGCCAGCGACGATATACGGCCACGGCGGCGGCGTGAGATCCTGCACGTGCGCGAAGTCGCATAGCAACCCATGCTCGCAGCATTCGACCTCGCCGAACTCTTGACATCCGGGAGCGCTAGGTCAGCCTGAATTTCCCTGACAACAGGCGAAAGCGGCACAAATTCCTCGCTACGACCCCGCCCGCTGGGCGGCCACGAACAAGTTCCCCGGCACGGTGTCCTCGACCTCTTTGGCCGCGCTGCGGCCATAGCCGGCCATCAGCTCGAGTGACGGCGTCACCGTCATGTCCCAGCCGTGGCGACGGAACCAATCACCGAGTCTTCGCGCTCCTCGAAATACCACAGCTCGTCGGTCCTGGGAACCTCTCGGTCCGGGTCCAATTCGGCCGTCAGCGTGCGAATCCGATCCATCCGGAATTCGTCCGCGATTACGAAACCAAGTGGCTCGACAAACCCCTCCCCGCGCTCGACGGCCGCACCCCACGCCAGGCCGCCGGCGACCCAACCCGCCGCGGCGACCTGGTCAAGCTCCTGGACAGCTTCCCCATCGGTGCGGCCGCGCGCGGCGGCATGGACGTCGACCGGCTGCGCGTCGCGCTCGGTCTGTAGCGTCGCGGGGCGTTCACTCCGGGGCCGTCGCGCCGATCTCGGCCGCAAACTCGCGGAATCCGTTGTGGCCTGGTAGCTTTCGCAGATACTGCGCGGTGAGGTCGCGAGCGGCGTCGGTGTTGCCGCGTCGGTGCGCGACCCGCGCGGAAAGCAATGTCTGCTCCGGACCGCCCAGTGCGGAGTGGTTGGTGATCCTGTCGAGCAGACCGCCCTCGGTGTCCGCGAGGTTTTCCAGCAGCAGACCGTGCCATTCCGCCAGCGCGCCGGCTCGCTCCTGCCCGGTATCGCGGTAACGCCGTACGCGGCGTGTCGACGCGCCGGATTCGTCCAGCGCCCGCACGTACTGCTCGGCGAAACCTTCCCACGTGTCCGCAACGCGCAGCATCCGCGCCAGTACCACGGCGAGCGAAGTCTCCTTCGCCGCGATCGAGCCCTCGCCGTAGCGCGTCC
The nucleotide sequence above comes from Mycobacterium malmoense. Encoded proteins:
- a CDS encoding DUF6883 domain-containing protein, which encodes MTAGSMPPAQTRRQRRLVTTPDERTDQTTSAEHPIIVERRRSTYRCVFCFVNGGRSSLAVNGSHPEGRRCIVIRWSEARIDERKIIDYLLAMAHPVGGAKAVLFMSLGYRSHEWTRLRDDLAHIAQNGELVEVGATAYGSKMIVDGVVESPCGRMVALRTVWISDEPDGVPRLVTAYPS
- a CDS encoding DUF4926 domain-containing protein, with translation MYAEHDVVVLTRDLPEEGLVAGDVGAVVGRYAAGGYEVEFTAADGSTIAVVTLASDDIRPRRRREILHVREVA